A part of Bufo bufo chromosome 7, aBufBuf1.1, whole genome shotgun sequence genomic DNA contains:
- the HOXD8 gene encoding homeobox protein Hox-D8 produces MSSYFVNPLYSKYKAGDAINPSFYDCHFAQDVSSRHSLVFSASPSLQHPNQDFYHPGNPTAGIPNPAGYQQAPCGITCHGDPTKFYGYDNLQRQQIFTTHQEAELVQYPDCKSSSGNIGGDPEHLNQNSSASQMFPWMRPQVVPGRRRGRQTYSRFQTLELEKEFLFNPYLTRKRRIEVSHALGLTERQVKIWFQNRRMKWKKENNKEKFPVSSQEAKEDAKGEAEVDRGGETN; encoded by the exons ATGAGTTCCTATTTTGTAAATCCGCTCTACTCCAAATACAAAGCAGGAGATGCCATAAATCCGTCTTTCTACGACTGTCATTTTGCCCAAGATgttagcagcaggcactctctggTGTTTAGTGCCAGTCCAAGTCTCCAGCACCCCAACCAGGACTTCTACCACCCTGGGAACCCAACAGCAGGCATCCCGAACCCTGCAGGCTATCAGCAGGCTCCTTGTGGGATTACTTGTCATGGTGACCCCACTAAATTTTACGGATACGATAACTTACAGAGACAGCAGATTTTTACGACACATCAAGAGGCCGAGCTGGTCCAATATCCTGACTGTAAATCGTCCAGTGGTAATATTGGAGGGGATCCAGAGCACTTAAATCAGAACTCTTCTGCTTCTCAAATGTTCCCCTGGATGAGACCACAAG TAGTCCCTGGTAGAAGGAGAGGGAGACAAACATACAGCAGATTCCAAACGCTGGAGCTGGAAAAGGAGTTCTTGTTTAACCCTTACCTAACCAGGAAGAGGAGAATTGAGGTATCTCATGCACTAGGACTGACAGAAAGACAGGTCAAAATTTGGTTTCAAAACAGAAGAATGAAATGGAAAAAGgagaataataaagaaaaattCCCAGTCTCCTCCCAAGAGGCCAAAGAAGACGCAAAAGGAGAAGCAGAAGTGGACAGAGGAGGAGAGACTAATTGA